Proteins co-encoded in one Spirochaetaceae bacterium genomic window:
- a CDS encoding pentapeptide repeat-containing protein, with protein MVASFPPCRHPGCTAYAVYRRDRCAAHCPDRTAFQAEAAALLARSQRLRDVNLSGVQCRDLDLRGRELIGCRFSGSAWCNVCLDGARLRHVYLDFSRVRSCSLRGAAISLSLFAGAEISDSRFDGSDLPRNNFVGVRCTDCSFRGSDLSSCRFIGARLQRVDLQDCDLYHVHFTASVMTGVDLRYCNTGEAHL; from the coding sequence ATGGTGGCGAGCTTCCCGCCCTGCCGGCACCCGGGATGTACGGCGTACGCGGTGTACCGGCGCGACCGGTGCGCAGCCCATTGCCCGGACCGCACCGCCTTTCAAGCCGAGGCCGCGGCACTGCTCGCACGATCGCAGCGACTGCGCGATGTCAACCTCAGCGGCGTGCAGTGCCGCGACCTCGACTTGCGCGGGCGCGAGTTGATCGGCTGCCGCTTCTCCGGGTCGGCGTGGTGCAACGTGTGCCTGGACGGAGCACGGCTCCGGCACGTATACCTGGACTTCTCGCGCGTGCGATCGTGCTCGCTGCGCGGCGCCGCCATTTCGCTGTCGCTGTTCGCCGGCGCGGAAATCAGCGACAGCCGGTTCGACGGGTCGGACCTTCCGCGCAACAACTTCGTGGGGGTCCGCTGCACCGATTGCAGCTTTCGCGGCAGTGATCTCAGCTCGTGCCGCTTCATCGGCGCCCGGCTGCAGCGGGTCGACCTGCAGGATTGCGACCTGTATCATGTGCACTTTACGGCGAGTGTCATGACCGGCGTGGACCTGCGCTACTGCAACACCGGCGAAGCGCACCTGTAG
- the rsgA gene encoding ribosome small subunit-dependent GTPase A: MLGQVASGINNIFHVRVVAEQAAPADAAIAAGATIECRIMGKVLGGRQPVADYAYNPLAPGDWVTIAVDAHTPRQGWILERRPRTSAIRRWNRKRQAPQTIAANIDRLAAVGSFAAPPFRPRFLDRLLLCGELGDADPVLIVNKEDLGSTPQIDSRLASYRAMGYEVITCSAVTGGGIAALRDLLAGDSLVAVVGQSGVGKSALLNRLEPAQRRLEGELSRKYDRGAHTTRYGEVVSTAAGVLVIDTPGIRELEITDIEPHELRLWYRDFLPYVEQCEFPGCLCENEPGCAVRAALARGEIHRDRHRGYLRVLAELKDAVAARR; the protein is encoded by the coding sequence GTGCTTGGCCAGGTTGCCAGCGGCATCAACAACATCTTTCACGTGCGCGTGGTGGCCGAGCAGGCTGCGCCGGCGGACGCGGCGATCGCGGCGGGAGCCACCATAGAGTGCCGGATCATGGGCAAGGTGCTCGGCGGCAGGCAGCCGGTGGCCGACTACGCCTACAATCCGCTCGCGCCCGGCGATTGGGTCACCATCGCCGTGGACGCGCACACGCCACGCCAGGGCTGGATTCTGGAGCGCCGTCCTCGCACCTCCGCCATCCGGCGCTGGAACCGCAAGCGGCAGGCTCCGCAGACGATAGCCGCCAACATCGACCGGCTGGCGGCGGTCGGCTCCTTCGCCGCACCGCCGTTCCGGCCGCGGTTCCTCGACCGGCTGCTGCTGTGTGGCGAGCTCGGCGACGCCGACCCGGTGTTGATCGTCAACAAGGAAGATCTCGGCAGCACGCCGCAGATCGACAGCCGGCTGGCCAGCTATCGGGCGATGGGCTATGAGGTGATTACCTGCTCGGCGGTTACCGGCGGCGGCATCGCGGCGCTGCGCGACCTGCTTGCCGGCGATTCGCTGGTGGCCGTCGTCGGTCAATCGGGGGTGGGCAAGTCGGCATTGCTCAACCGGCTCGAACCGGCGCAGCGGCGCCTGGAGGGCGAACTGTCGCGCAAGTACGACCGCGGCGCGCACACCACCCGCTACGGCGAGGTGGTCAGCACGGCGGCCGGCGTGCTCGTGATCGACACGCCCGGCATCCGCGAACTGGAGATAACCGACATCGAGCCGCACGAACTGCGTCTCTGGTATCGCGACTTTCTGCCCTACGTCGAGCAGTGCGAGTTTCCCGGCTGCCTGTGCGAGAATGAACCGGGCTGCGCGGTGCGCGCTGCGCTGGCGCGCGGGGAGATCCACCGCGACCGGCACCGAGGCTATCTGCGCGTTCTGGCGGAGCTCAAGGACGCGGTTGCGGCGCGCCGCTGA